Genomic segment of Chelmon rostratus isolate fCheRos1 chromosome 2, fCheRos1.pri, whole genome shotgun sequence:
AATGgcagaaacaaaagagaggTGTACCAAGCTTGTAGAATCACTTCCAAGAAGACTTGACGCTGTCATTTGCTGCCGAAGGTGCAATTTGAAACATCAGAAGTCACAACAAGCAGATATAATGGACAGATTTTCCGTGTTTCAcgtttctttgtttcatttgcagAGAAAGATGGCTGCCAGGCTCCATTTATCCAAACTGCGTACAGAACAGCTAAAACCACCATCACATGTGATTATCcaggaaacacacacctgtccagCGTCAAGGTTTTCTGCAAAGACAGCGATTTAATCTGTGAGGATATTTTATCAATAAAATCTTCCTCACTGTCAAATGGGACATTCACTCTCAGAGAAACCAGCAGTGGCTTCAACGTGTCCATCAGTAATGTGTCCTCACAGGATGCTGCTGTCTACTGGTGTGGAGTGGAATCAAATGACGGACCTTACCGAGTGGCActcagaaaaatacaactggAGGTTAAAGGTCAGTCACACAGTTCTGGCACTTTGATTTACTCACACAAATATTTAAGATGTATCTGAAATATGTAGTTAAATGTTGTCAATGCTGTCTGTCTACAGATATTACTACCTTATCGAGGTCTCTAACTGCTGGACAGAATTTTACATACTGGTGTGAATATCCAAACGGTGCTTCCGTAAAGAAATTCATCTGTAAGGGAGAGGATCCATCTATATGTCAACGTCTGGCAAGCACTGCATCGCCCAAAAAGAACACAAAGTTTTCCATGAAGgatgacagaaagaagagaaatatCACCATAACAGTAAGAGAAGTAACAACAGACGACACTGGGACATACTGGTGTGGAGCAGAAAGCACTGCCCCGGGCCGCAGTAACCTCTTCTTCAACAGACTTCTGATGGCAGTCGGTTAGTGTCCTCACTATTTTACTGTCTGGATGTAGTCTGAcctgcattttaaaatgacatcatGTCCACTTTTGCGACATGCGTAACTTCTGCTCCCCCTTATAAAATGCTTGCTGGCATCAAAATAAAACCTACAATAACTTCTGATTACTGATCAACTTGGAATCCATCTTATTAAGTTACTGTAGGTTAACAAATAACAATCTTTTGAGAAATGAATCCCTTGTGTTGTTGACCTGTGTAGTTGTCTGATTCATGTCTTTTTAGTGTCTCCATCTACATCAACACCATCTATTACCTCATCAACAACACATCACCTGGTTGATACACCTGCCATTTCTTCAACCCAGTCAGCTAGTGTATCTGCTGAGATTGATGGTGGGAAAGCACTTATTTTCTGAAACCTACTGTGATTGTCCTGgatgaggtttgtgtgttaatGATGGTCATTCTTCTGTTGTGTGGTTTCGACTCTTGTAGGTGGCTCTTCGTCAACAGTAATCATTGCTGCAGTCGTCTGTGTAGCCGTGCTGGCGGTTGTGCTTATTTTGCTTCTTGTCTACAAACGTAAGTGATGACCAATCTGCataacatgaaacacacacattcacacacatgcaagcacacacattcTTCTTACAGTAAGTGGGCTGGCAAGCAGTGACTACataattgaatgaatgaatatataaaAAGAATAAAGTGATCCTGGCTATCCTTTTTCATGGCTGGAAATTAATATTTGTCCAGCTTCCAGCATTGTACTCATGTTTATATGTGTATAGAGATACACAAACCTCAAAAACATCAACAGGTGTAgctgtttcaggtttttttttctcttccctttcaTACATTTTCTGATTTGTCTCTGCCAGGATTTGAGCAGTCACAACACATAAGAAATGCAGAGGCACAGAAAGAGGTAAgtgtacatgtttgtttgtgtgtggggtGGGTGGATGCATTAGTATTGGACAACAAATGGAAGAGTCTCAGCCTCTACAAGCAtgcttgcagctctgtgaggctatacCTACCTACACAGTGGTGCAATGCattgaatgctaatgctagcagggAAACTGTAAAGAATGATGGTGCAAAATCACCTACTGTATGCCTGAATGACATCAGggcttttttaaaacagatatATGAAGCCAATGTTACTTATTCTATGtttgaaaagaggaagaaaatgaatttcattGCTGTGAAATCCTTAGCAATGTGTAAATGACTTGCAAGTGATGTTCAATCAGAGATCCATcaggaaagcaaaaacagaagtcAATACAGTATTGTGCTCATTGCTACAGATACACAACGTTAAGCCTATAAAatcatatgaaatgaaaagagtccacagccatgctagcagctctgggGCTATAttgcacagcagtgttttgagctaaatgctaacatttgcattCCAACATTTGCTAAGCATTACATGCAAAGTACACTTGACGCTAAAGTTAATAGTTCTGCAGGTAAAGTACTGGATGAGTGAAAACTGTGTCCTGACGGTTAGATGAAAAGACAAGGGATCAGTTCATCCTGAGGCAGATATGCATGTCTCAACCAAATTCCATGGCAGTCCACCCAATTGATCTCAAGACATGTCACTAGTTACTCAAAATATAAACCTGCTGATGCTCACGGTGACCCATTCAACagttgttaagatatttcagtctggatcaaagcgGTGGACTGAGCGATGACCTGATCAGCACTGCCATCCATAAAGCTacactgctagcatggctaacagAAACGTCTGTTCTACATAATGATTTCTGCCATTAGTACGGTTAGTGATTATTGTTAGGATTAATGATGCATATGAACTattaatgctgtgtttttcactcTGCTCTGGAAGGATCCTACCTATGAAGAGATACAGGAGCGCCCCCAGCAGCCAGACTCAGGAACTGCACTGAAAACAATTTATGTCACTGCTAATTTTCCCACAAACCCCTGTTCTGCCTCGCATCACCACTCAAATGTCAACTGTCACGACAGCTCTGCCAAAGTTAGTGGTGACACATATTCGACTGTGAGGGACAATGACCAACTTCCCACCTACTCAACTGTCAGTCACCCATCCAGATGTTCCGAAGACCCTTTTTATTCTACTGTCAGCAacccacagcagcacagagcaaagtcctgacagttttcattcattgttgATTGGGCTTGTTGTATCAAAACAGGCATAGACTTCAGAAATCACAGGATCCACTAAGCTGTTCACACAAAGTTACCAGTTCTGCATCCGGCAGTGCAGTTCACATCAAAAAGGACAACAGAACTAAATCAACACCTCTGAACAATACTGAgtaaaaatgttaatgtgatACTTATAAAATAGTTATAATAATTTATAATATATGAtttatatacatgtgtgtatgtaaaaaaaTTGACAGTTTGAACCAATCATTTGGCATTTAAACTTGCTGTcagtttgttattgttattgctTTATTGCTGCATTTGTGGTATTGTTTTAAGGGACTCTGGGGCCTAGAGGAACATATTAATGTGTCGAGTCCTGGTCTAGATTAGGGCCAAGGCTGGATATCATTATATGAATAATACTGTCATGTGGGGTTAGAGCACTAGTTGATCTTGATTAAAGACTAAATGGCAAAGTACGGATCTACGGCTTCTAGCCCAAACACCACTGTTCAgcaaaaaatgctaaaacttttcatttaactTCTTCTCACATGTAAGTGATTGGAAAAAATATGagtttatttacacaaatcacagctttattttattaaaaccACTAAATCACTGCTATGATAGAATGCTACAAGGACATAAAGAATCaaatgtacacattttaaagtaatAGCAGTCATTACCTCACCAATCTGCACTTCTACTGCTACTAGTAGTTTTTGTAGTATTAGTATTTGTCTGTCATATATCCCCACACCATCAGCCTCAAACTGATGTTGATGCACTCTGTATAGTGTATTTTCAGTACATGCCATGTGCAATATGTTatgcaatatttatttttcatcattgaaggataaatgtttttcagcagtttcCTTATTCACCATTTTTTCACCAATATCAtgaatttgtatgtttttttcttttcaatatATTTCATTATTGTATctgatttacaaaaaaaaaagtttttatagTAATATTAAGCTACGTTTACCTTTGCATTAAGTGGCTCTCTTCACCCAGAGATTAATATTACAaattgtatgtgtttatgtggcacaaaacaacagttacaaagtgcttttgctgacagagacacaaaaaagaaaaatacaagaagatggaacataaaaataaaggatATCAAAAGAAGACACGTGCAAaccagaaaatataaaataatttcaggaaaacataaaagacattaaaatttGCCCTCGTCAGGCTCCTCTGATACATCAAGGCTGCTAAAGTCAAACATCGACAAACATAAAAGCCAAATGACTGTTAGTTATTAGCCTCAGCTGTCAACAGCTAACAGCCTGGCTCAGAGGACCTCAGACTCCAGCCAGTGCTGGCTTTTTTGTCTCTATCATTCtgtaacttcctgttttcaggaAGAACATTCTCCTACACCCTCATCTTACTCATCTTCCCCCAACTGTCCCCACTTcctacattcattcattcacgcCACCATCATTCGGCCTCTTTGCCGCAGACTGCAGTGGCATCCATCCACGGCCACTCAACAGCCTTGCCAGACCTCCCCACACGTTGTTGCTGAAGGTGACAACGACGATAAACTAAGAACAGCCTCGTAACGACTAAATGACAGGCAAAAATTAATGAGCTGCTGTGGTTTTGGGTTtgagttatttcctgttttatgttctaaccccccccccccgtgagTCATGCTTTGTTTGTAACTGCCTGCCTTTCAAGCCCATGCATGAGTTTCACCTGTCCCTTGTTAGTCTTGCCTCTCATGTATTCAGTCAGTatgttttcactctttcagTTAGGTCAGGTTGTTGTGCATCTGTTCCCTTGTCCTGAGTTTGTTCCTTCTCTGTATTTCTGCCTGTGTTCCTCGTGCCATACCCGCTTGTTGTATGTTTAGTTATTTGGACTTATGTTCTTGGATTTTGCATAACATAAGGGGCAGAAACTAAGATTTACTCAAAGAAAATTTTACTTGGGTTTTACT
This window contains:
- the LOC121624125 gene encoding uncharacterized protein LOC121624125 isoform X2; this translates as MMNSFLLLIVSLTTGFEASSDVKGCKKGWVEFTCNFPMPGKHENIVVVPPKGAPIKSPQPGVWKTTGRVSLFHDAKTKNLRVAIKQLKEEDFGEYECKSDDKSDSSDDGDQDVEVDEKDGCQAPFIQTAYRTAKTTITCDYPGNTHLSSVKVFCKDSDLICEDILSIKSSSLSNGTFTLRETSSGFNVSISNVSSQDAAVYWCGVESNDGPYRVALRKIQLEVKDITTLSRSLTAGQNFTYWCEYPNGASVKKFICKGEDPSICQRLASTASPKKNTKFSMKDDRKKRNITITVREVTTDDTGTYWCGAESTAPGRSNLFFNRLLMAVVSPSTSTPSITSSTTHHLVDTPAISSTQSASVSAEIDGGSSSTVIIAAVVCVAVLAVVLILLLVYKRFEQSQHIRNAEAQKEDPTYEEIQERPQQPDSGTALKTIYVTANFPTNPCSASHHHSNVNCHDSSAKVSGDTYSTVRDNDQLPTYSTVSHPSRCSEDPFYSTVSNPQQHRAKS
- the LOC121624125 gene encoding uncharacterized protein LOC121624125 isoform X6, which gives rise to MMNSFLLLIVSLTTGFEASSDVKGCKKGWVEFTCNFPMPGKHENIVVVPPKGAPIKSPQPGVWKTTGRVSLFHDAKTKNLRVAIKQLKEEDFGEYECKSDDKSDSSDDGDQDVEVDEKDGCQAPFIQTAYRTAKTTITCDYPGNTHLSSVKVFCKDSDLICEDILSIKSSSLSNGTFTLRETSSGFNVSISNVSSQDAAVYWCGVESNDGPYRVALRKIQLEVKDITTLSRSLTAGQNFTYWCEYPNGASVKKFICKGEDPSICQRLASTASPKKNTKFSMKDDRKKRNITITVREVTTDDTGTYWCGAESTAPGRSNLFFNRLLMAVGGSSSTVIIAAVVCVAVLAVVLILLLVYKRFEQSQHIRNAEAQKEDPTYEEIQERPQQPDSGTALKTIYVTANFPTNPCSASHHHSNVNCHDSSAKVSGDTYSTVRDNDQLPTYSTVSHPSRCSEDPFYSTVSNPQQHRAKS